One genomic segment of Fervidobacterium pennivorans includes these proteins:
- a CDS encoding BamA/OMP85 family outer membrane protein, translating to MRKTSVLPILTALFVFISSILFGFVLRDVQFEGLKTISKNELVSVYGAYIGKDVNMYAIEDIISQLEEFGYFKDIQYVLEDVPGKENEKVLVIKVVENEPVSQVSLEIAGPGLIAKETLQSSITLQEGKAFSFVKFWESISNIAKIYSDNGYIAATPKSQDKTFAFVYISGRVDGNSVLFKVTEYVLYDLEFEVLSDDEQFKVEFKNIEKELSLPKYKDYESKNPLLKIFDSPKNYVPNLQKLQEFFQSISRYVYFKIVDISTSEVDLNIPAKKLVVTVTDNTVVSQPVHLKGIKTKGNTIFSEKELVGETKEGTYTNFDILKAVQNTKNKYDKAGYYINLNLEIGSDGYLYIIVSETKIRNVKITGNERTKTYVFDDLIAVKPGDYLNRNQLQVTYIELKKSNFFKDVNLNFEPVDKDSVDIVVNVLEKDKKFDFQGGITWGPVKNKPWYEGFAGIISLSSTNPFGYGENFSVSLQKALSTTDLSLNFGIRKPFEMPLSISSSISFNQETQEGTTTTKWSTSAGISTLKLPIGQFSLTANYSETTTSSTTTLTTKTMALTGSYVYETLDNLYVPMKGYSFTLSGTKYFPLSEQGSDAISYFAEATYHLPLSETVSLASRIYNAQVIQTSGAPVNFSLAGPYQVRGVKSEEKGTVLVLNNNEIRFKEPEQIFYFSIFYDLGFIGQSYTFDNLISSAGIELGLVLPMFGLVRFGTGLQILPAFSPNFNTYFILGQTF from the coding sequence ATGAGAAAAACATCCGTTTTACCTATCTTAACGGCACTTTTTGTTTTCATCAGTTCAATTTTGTTCGGTTTTGTGTTGAGAGATGTACAGTTCGAAGGATTAAAGACTATTAGCAAAAACGAGTTAGTTTCTGTTTACGGTGCTTACATAGGTAAGGATGTGAACATGTACGCAATAGAAGATATAATCTCTCAGCTTGAGGAATTTGGATATTTCAAAGACATTCAATATGTTCTGGAAGACGTTCCAGGAAAGGAAAATGAAAAAGTCTTGGTCATAAAAGTTGTAGAGAACGAACCTGTTTCACAAGTTTCCTTAGAAATCGCTGGTCCCGGGCTTATAGCTAAGGAAACATTGCAAAGCTCGATAACTTTACAGGAAGGTAAGGCTTTCAGTTTTGTGAAGTTCTGGGAAAGTATAAGCAACATTGCAAAAATCTACTCTGATAACGGGTACATCGCTGCCACACCAAAATCTCAGGATAAAACCTTTGCTTTTGTTTACATCTCGGGTCGCGTAGATGGTAACTCTGTTCTGTTCAAGGTAACCGAATATGTGCTTTACGACTTAGAATTCGAGGTTTTAAGCGACGACGAGCAATTTAAAGTAGAATTCAAAAACATCGAAAAAGAGTTGAGCTTACCTAAGTATAAAGACTACGAATCAAAAAATCCGCTTCTGAAAATCTTTGACAGTCCAAAGAATTACGTTCCCAATTTACAGAAGTTGCAGGAGTTCTTCCAAAGTATTTCTAGGTATGTGTACTTTAAGATAGTTGACATATCTACTTCGGAGGTAGATTTGAACATTCCAGCGAAAAAACTTGTTGTTACCGTAACTGATAACACAGTTGTATCACAACCGGTCCATCTGAAAGGTATAAAAACAAAAGGCAACACAATTTTTTCAGAAAAAGAGCTCGTTGGTGAAACGAAAGAGGGCACTTATACAAACTTCGACATCCTAAAAGCTGTACAAAACACAAAAAACAAATACGACAAAGCTGGTTATTACATTAATCTAAACTTGGAAATTGGTAGCGATGGATATCTATACATAATCGTGAGTGAAACCAAAATCAGAAATGTTAAAATAACTGGTAACGAACGAACGAAAACTTATGTGTTCGATGATTTAATAGCTGTCAAACCTGGCGATTATCTAAACCGTAACCAGTTACAAGTCACGTATATTGAACTTAAAAAGAGTAACTTCTTCAAGGATGTGAATTTAAACTTTGAACCAGTGGATAAAGACAGCGTTGACATTGTTGTAAACGTCTTGGAAAAAGACAAGAAATTTGACTTCCAGGGAGGAATAACATGGGGACCAGTGAAAAATAAACCTTGGTATGAAGGTTTTGCAGGTATAATATCGCTATCTTCTACAAATCCATTCGGTTACGGCGAGAATTTTTCAGTATCGTTGCAGAAAGCACTTTCTACCACAGATCTATCGCTTAACTTTGGCATAAGAAAACCTTTTGAAATGCCGTTAAGCATTTCTTCTTCAATCTCATTTAATCAGGAAACACAAGAGGGAACAACAACAACAAAATGGAGTACTTCAGCTGGAATAAGCACTCTAAAACTGCCTATCGGCCAATTTTCTTTGACAGCGAATTATTCCGAAACCACGACATCGTCTACAACAACGCTCACAACAAAAACTATGGCTCTCACAGGAAGCTACGTTTATGAAACTTTAGATAACCTTTACGTTCCGATGAAAGGTTATTCATTCACCCTCAGTGGAACGAAATATTTCCCGCTTTCAGAACAAGGTTCTGACGCTATAAGTTACTTCGCAGAAGCAACATACCACTTACCATTATCCGAAACTGTTTCGTTAGCAAGCCGTATTTATAATGCCCAGGTCATCCAAACATCGGGAGCTCCTGTTAACTTCAGTCTTGCTGGTCCATATCAAGTGAGAGGTGTAAAGAGCGAAGAAAAGGGAACTGTACTTGTTTTAAACAACAACGAAATCAGATTTAAAGAACCGGAGCAAATATTCTATTTCTCTATATTCTACGACCTTGGATTCATAGGTCAATCTTACACATTCGACAACCTTATATCTTCAGCAGGTATAGAACTGGGCTTAGTGTTACCTATGTTCGGCTTGGTACGTTTTGGCACAGGTTTGCAGATTCTACCGGCGTTTTCTCCAAACTTCAACACGTATTTCATTCTTGGTCAGACATTCTAA
- a CDS encoding N-glycosylase/DNA lyase, translated as MHSIDKLLENLESIRDEARPLVESRWEEFEKLRREGTEEDLFSELCFCILTANWSAQGGIKAQKIIGRGFVYMSKEELASKLREVGHRYPEARAEYIISNRWIIGKLKELIEQDDPREYIVKNVKGLGWKESSHFLRNTAFTNYAILDKHVLRIMNKYGLIEEIPKGWTKKRYLDYEERLRKVADMFGEHLGKFDLYLWYMIKKTVDK; from the coding sequence ATGCACAGCATTGACAAGCTACTTGAAAATCTCGAATCAATAAGAGACGAAGCAAGACCTCTTGTTGAATCAAGATGGGAGGAATTTGAAAAACTAAGGCGTGAAGGAACCGAGGAAGATTTATTCTCAGAGTTATGCTTTTGCATCCTAACAGCTAACTGGAGTGCACAAGGTGGCATAAAAGCGCAAAAAATTATCGGACGTGGTTTTGTATATATGTCAAAAGAAGAATTGGCGAGCAAACTGCGTGAAGTTGGCCACAGGTATCCTGAAGCTAGAGCCGAATACATAATATCAAACAGGTGGATTATAGGTAAACTAAAAGAGTTAATCGAACAAGACGATCCTCGTGAATACATCGTAAAAAATGTCAAAGGACTTGGTTGGAAAGAAAGTTCACATTTTTTACGCAATACTGCATTCACAAATTACGCTATCTTAGACAAGCACGTTCTAAGAATTATGAACAAATACGGTCTCATCGAGGAGATACCCAAAGGATGGACGAAAAAACGCTACTTAGATTACGAAGAAAGGCTTAGAAAGGTCGCAGATATGTTTGGAGAGCATTTAGGGAAGTTTGACCTCTACCTGTGGTATATGATAAAAAAGACTGTGGACAAGTAA
- a CDS encoding PHP-associated domain-containing protein yields MVCKSEVEILSITDHNSARNVAAFVSLCSNKIIVPGIEIHSQEDVHILGYFADIEDALAVSETVEQMLPKFEYDPEKYGYELVLNEQEEFIESLDYYLGFPVNMTIEDILELIKKYNGLPVFAHVDRRFGVIQQLGMVPHNVKHVEVKKKELAFELRSKGFIVLTSSDAHTPDEVGSRKIYFEEQPKSAADVIKLIQEGRFKTIWDL; encoded by the coding sequence GTGGTCTGCAAGTCAGAAGTAGAAATTCTATCTATCACTGACCATAACTCCGCACGTAACGTTGCGGCATTTGTTTCTTTATGTAGTAACAAAATTATCGTTCCTGGCATTGAAATTCATTCACAAGAAGACGTTCACATACTTGGTTACTTCGCAGATATTGAAGATGCGTTAGCTGTTTCAGAAACTGTCGAACAAATGTTGCCAAAGTTCGAATATGACCCAGAAAAATATGGTTACGAACTAGTTTTGAATGAGCAGGAAGAATTTATAGAATCCCTGGATTATTACCTTGGTTTTCCTGTAAATATGACCATCGAAGACATTTTGGAGTTGATTAAGAAGTACAATGGTCTTCCAGTCTTTGCACACGTTGATAGAAGATTTGGTGTCATCCAGCAACTTGGAATGGTGCCACACAATGTCAAACACGTTGAGGTAAAGAAAAAAGAACTTGCATTTGAATTACGAAGCAAAGGATTCATAGTCTTAACTTCATCAGATGCGCATACACCTGACGAAGTAGGCTCAAGGAAAATATATTTCGAAGAACAACCAAAAAGTGCGGCGGATGTAATAAAACTAATTCAAGAAGGGAGGTTTAAAACAATTTGGGACTTATAA
- a CDS encoding ATP-binding protein has protein sequence MGLITLSDHVHDIAENSINAKAKNVKLVIEETDDTFYFSVEDDAGGIRPDILEKIFDPFVTTRKKEIRRVGLGLPFLKQSAEATGGYVKVNSEYGKGTKTEALFYKSHIDCQPVGNLVDTFLVLLLNQNINWFIKRCYNDNCYEISSETIREYLGVLDTPEKIKTLSELLEELESSIKN, from the coding sequence TTGGGACTTATAACCCTATCAGACCATGTACATGATATAGCGGAAAATTCAATAAATGCGAAAGCAAAGAATGTGAAACTGGTGATTGAAGAAACAGATGATACCTTTTATTTTTCGGTAGAAGATGATGCAGGTGGGATTAGACCGGATATCCTTGAGAAAATTTTTGATCCATTTGTAACAACAAGAAAAAAAGAGATTAGAAGGGTAGGACTTGGACTTCCTTTCTTAAAACAGTCTGCCGAAGCAACTGGTGGGTATGTAAAGGTAAATTCAGAATATGGCAAGGGTACAAAAACAGAAGCTTTGTTTTATAAATCCCACATTGATTGCCAACCAGTCGGAAACCTTGTCGATACATTTCTTGTCCTTCTGCTGAATCAAAATATAAATTGGTTTATCAAACGGTGTTATAATGATAATTGCTACGAAATTTCTTCCGAAACGATCCGAGAATACCTAGGAGTTTTAGACACGCCAGAGAAAATAAAAACATTATCAGAACTGCTTGAAGAGCTTGAAAGTTCAATAAAAAATTAA